The Limnochorda sp. LNt genome includes a region encoding these proteins:
- the rnc gene encoding ribonuclease III yields the protein MEGAGQAEQDERAEALGYRFRDARWLEQALTHRSAVAEESLQGVAHNERLEFLGDAVVGLVVSWWLFRGYAADKPEGELTALRAQLVRRSTLAELARRWGLTGRIRLGKGAEMQGARRQERLLASAFEAVVGAIFVDGGWEAARQAVERCLPDLTTAIRPAAEANPKGALQEWLARHGRAAPQYRVVEACGPPHARRFKVEVHCPPDLVVTAEGSSRRRAEEAAARAALWRLDPGGSRRVEENGPVSGI from the coding sequence TTGGAGGGAGCCGGCCAGGCCGAGCAGGACGAGCGGGCAGAGGCCCTGGGCTATCGGTTTCGGGATGCCCGGTGGCTGGAGCAGGCCCTCACCCATCGCTCCGCCGTGGCGGAGGAGAGCCTGCAGGGCGTGGCCCACAACGAGCGCCTCGAGTTCCTCGGAGACGCGGTGGTGGGTCTCGTCGTCAGCTGGTGGCTCTTTCGCGGCTATGCGGCCGACAAGCCCGAGGGTGAGCTGACGGCGCTGCGGGCCCAGCTGGTGCGACGCTCCACCCTGGCCGAGCTGGCGCGGCGGTGGGGCTTGACCGGGCGGATCCGGCTGGGCAAGGGCGCGGAGATGCAGGGGGCTCGCCGGCAGGAGCGGCTGCTCGCCTCGGCCTTCGAGGCGGTCGTGGGGGCCATCTTCGTCGACGGAGGGTGGGAGGCGGCCCGTCAGGCGGTGGAGCGGTGCCTGCCCGACCTGACCACGGCCATCCGGCCGGCGGCCGAGGCCAACCCCAAGGGTGCCCTGCAGGAGTGGCTGGCCCGCCACGGGCGGGCCGCTCCGCAGTACCGGGTGGTGGAGGCCTGCGGGCCCCCTCATGCCCGGCGCTTCAAGGTCGAGGTGCACTGCCCCCCCGATCTGGTGGTGACCGCCGAGGGCTCGAGCCGTCGGCGCGCCGAGGAGGCGGCCGCCCGGGCCGCGCTGTGGCGGCTGGATCCGGGCGGCTCACGGCGCGTGGAGGAGAATGGGCCGGTCAGCGGAATATAG
- the ffh gene encoding signal recognition particle protein — translation MFEALTERLGQVFRRLSGRGRLSERDVDEALREVRLALLEADVHYRVVKTFTERVRARATGAEVLEGLAPAHQVVRIVRDELTQLLGGRAEPLRVDPPWPAVFVMVGLQGSGKTTAAGKLAHLLRRQGRRVLLVACDLQRPAAVAQLEVLARQAGVDFFGVPGGMTPPDVAKAGVAHARRGGHEVVVVDTAGRQHVDEALMAEASHIVEAVQARQVLLVVDAMTGQDAVNVAQAFVARMRIDGIVLTKLDGDARGGAALSVREVTGAPILFAGTGERLDGLEPFHPDRMAGRILGMGDVLTLIERAEQAVEAERAREMVKRLREDAFGLDDFLEQLRQVRRMGPLDQVLAMIPGLGGRLPAGLKVDERELSRIEAIIQSMTPQERRQPSIIDGSRRRRIAAGSGTTVQDVNRLLKQYEEARRMLRHLARGQGPRAGWRRGSL, via the coding sequence GTGTTCGAGGCGCTGACCGAGCGACTGGGCCAGGTCTTCCGGCGGCTCTCGGGCCGGGGCCGGCTCTCCGAGCGCGACGTGGACGAGGCCCTGCGGGAGGTGCGCCTGGCCCTGCTGGAGGCCGACGTCCACTACCGGGTCGTCAAGACCTTCACCGAGCGCGTGCGGGCTCGGGCCACGGGCGCCGAGGTGCTGGAGGGGCTCGCTCCCGCGCACCAGGTCGTGCGCATCGTCCGCGACGAGCTGACCCAGCTGCTGGGCGGGCGGGCCGAGCCGCTGCGGGTCGATCCCCCGTGGCCCGCCGTCTTCGTCATGGTCGGCCTGCAGGGGTCGGGCAAGACGACGGCGGCGGGCAAGCTGGCCCATCTCCTGCGCCGCCAGGGACGGCGGGTGCTGCTGGTGGCCTGCGATCTCCAGCGCCCCGCGGCCGTCGCGCAGCTCGAGGTGCTGGCACGCCAGGCGGGTGTCGACTTCTTCGGCGTGCCCGGGGGGATGACGCCGCCCGACGTGGCCAAGGCCGGCGTGGCCCACGCCCGACGGGGCGGTCACGAGGTGGTCGTCGTCGACACGGCAGGCCGCCAGCACGTGGACGAGGCCCTGATGGCGGAGGCGAGCCACATCGTCGAGGCGGTGCAGGCTCGCCAGGTCCTGCTGGTGGTCGATGCGATGACGGGCCAGGACGCGGTCAACGTCGCGCAGGCCTTCGTCGCCCGCATGCGCATCGACGGCATCGTCCTGACCAAGCTGGACGGGGATGCCCGGGGCGGCGCCGCCCTGTCGGTGCGGGAGGTGACGGGGGCCCCCATCCTCTTCGCCGGCACGGGCGAGCGGCTCGACGGGCTCGAGCCCTTCCACCCGGACCGGATGGCGGGGCGCATCCTCGGCATGGGCGACGTGCTGACCCTCATCGAGCGGGCCGAGCAGGCCGTCGAGGCCGAGCGCGCCCGCGAGATGGTCAAGCGGCTACGCGAGGACGCCTTCGGGCTCGACGACTTCCTGGAGCAGCTGCGGCAGGTGCGCCGGATGGGGCCGCTGGACCAGGTGCTGGCCATGATCCCCGGCCTGGGGGGACGGTTGCCGGCGGGGCTCAAGGTCGACGAGCGGGAGCTGAGCCGCATCGAGGCCATCATCCAGTCCATGACGCCCCAGGAGCGCCGACAGCCCTCCATCATCGACGGGAGCCGGCGCCGGCGCATCGCAGCGGGCAGCGGCACCACCGTGCAGGACGTCAACCGCCTGTTGAAGCAGTACGAAGAGGCTCGGCGCATGCTCCGGCACCTGGCCCGGGGGCAGGGCCCCCGGGCGGGGTGGCGGCGGGGGAGCCTCTGA
- the smc gene encoding chromosome segregation protein SMC yields the protein MYLKRLEIYGFKSFGRRVTVELDRGLNAVVGPNGCGKSNLLDAIRWALGEPSVRALRGGRIEDIIFGGTRAVRPVGMAEVVLTFDNDRDNLALPFREIEIVRRTYRSGQSHFAINGAPCRLRDIHELLSRAHFGARSHALVPQGSADLMVVGSGEERRAAIDEVAGVARFRQLVAAARISRDRAGRALERAEAALGEAARHVAFLERQAARARRARELSEARAEVERELARREAVAARAHWQDALTQAREAEAQLSSARAALEESRQRMAALLASHQETGNQLAAVASELERRRQDLLQRRHAMERARDREFEAAGRLERARSQVVALQRQSEELQARLQELERRQAEAAVAFERAEAAHRALVARLDEATSGLSQADQALESRRAHLLDALEQLARVRNELLEATRQHQAARRELQRLDERAREVVARREALDERAEALRAEIARLDEERAQATSRRQAVAAQAQAVRDEIARLESRLRQMEVETSRLEGTLRVIRQAHQELEGFSRGVRAVMEAEAPWRAEVHGPLGQLVRVPEGLEEAAAAALGSYLEAIVVRTAEAARQAIEYLRARRRGWATFLPLDYLRPRALSGGAVQAIERLPGFVGVASELLAVADPIRPALAYAAGRVAVMEDLAGAIAAGRRVGELARVVTRQGEVVVPGGPVSGGHREASRADLLARSRQIETLSQRVAQASREREALRQALAERRRALEALVRAGAEAETAVRDLEARRAAAVARQEPLAEEQARLAREQAVVEAERRRVEETVREGEGREASLRERLASRQAEEQRWRQAVDELTAELDRLREGRRGLDRQVMEALAQVEARRADQQVAASRLEQARLEMASIRQQVETVSAEAEAARQEMEAARAQAAALAAQVESAEREAAAQQATREELGARLEQASQEMERLRHRIAHLEHAVELRSAAWMKAERAHQTAKDRWEQARARLAELTGGPVEDLEALPPASPELAHAPRSQLERRRQEIQAELERIGSVDMQAIADYDRARREWEQAQGAHADLVEARRALEAWQATLEQVSAARFTRTLEAASGEFDVMLRRLFGGGEGRLRLEGSVESGRVELEVRLPSKRPQPAVALSGGERSLVFAAFIFALQRVRPSPVCVLDELDAALDEPNLERLVAVVQELAQDRQILFITHRQRTMEAANSLFGVTVDDQGVSRLLVLRMGDVPRVMAADAPPVVEMGAGT from the coding sequence GTGTATTTGAAGCGGCTGGAGATCTATGGATTCAAATCGTTCGGCCGTCGGGTGACGGTCGAGCTCGATCGGGGGCTCAACGCGGTCGTCGGCCCCAACGGCTGCGGCAAGAGCAACCTGCTGGACGCCATCCGCTGGGCCCTGGGGGAGCCCAGCGTCCGCGCGTTGAGGGGCGGGCGCATCGAAGACATCATCTTCGGCGGCACCCGGGCGGTGCGCCCGGTGGGCATGGCCGAGGTGGTGCTCACCTTCGACAACGATCGAGACAACCTCGCGTTGCCCTTTCGCGAGATCGAGATCGTGCGCCGCACCTACCGCTCGGGGCAGAGCCACTTCGCCATCAACGGGGCTCCCTGCCGCCTGCGGGACATCCACGAGCTGCTCTCGCGTGCTCACTTCGGCGCCCGCTCGCACGCCCTGGTCCCCCAGGGCAGCGCCGACCTCATGGTGGTGGGCAGCGGCGAGGAGAGGCGGGCCGCCATCGACGAGGTGGCGGGCGTGGCGAGGTTTCGCCAGCTGGTGGCGGCGGCGCGGATCAGCCGCGATCGTGCGGGGCGGGCGCTGGAGCGGGCCGAGGCTGCCCTGGGTGAGGCGGCGCGCCACGTCGCGTTCCTGGAGCGGCAGGCCGCCCGGGCCCGACGAGCTCGTGAGCTGTCCGAGGCGCGAGCCGAGGTGGAGCGGGAGCTGGCGCGTCGAGAGGCCGTCGCCGCCCGCGCCCACTGGCAGGATGCCCTCACCCAGGCCCGTGAGGCCGAGGCCCAGCTGAGCTCGGCCCGCGCCGCCCTGGAGGAGAGCCGCCAGCGGATGGCCGCGCTGCTGGCCTCCCATCAGGAGACCGGCAACCAGCTGGCAGCCGTCGCCTCCGAGCTGGAGCGGCGCCGCCAGGACCTGCTCCAGCGTCGGCATGCCATGGAGCGGGCCCGGGATCGGGAGTTCGAGGCGGCGGGCCGGCTCGAGCGCGCCCGCTCGCAGGTGGTGGCGTTGCAGCGCCAATCCGAGGAGCTCCAGGCCCGGCTGCAGGAGCTGGAGCGACGGCAGGCCGAGGCGGCCGTCGCCTTCGAGCGAGCCGAGGCCGCCCACCGTGCCCTGGTCGCCCGCCTCGACGAGGCGACGTCGGGCCTCAGCCAGGCCGATCAGGCGCTCGAGAGCCGCCGCGCGCACCTGCTGGACGCGTTGGAGCAGCTGGCGCGGGTGCGCAACGAGCTCTTGGAGGCGACCCGCCAGCACCAGGCCGCCCGCCGGGAGCTGCAGCGCCTGGACGAGCGGGCCCGTGAGGTGGTCGCCCGGCGCGAGGCCCTCGATGAGCGAGCGGAGGCCCTCCGGGCCGAGATCGCCCGCCTCGACGAGGAGCGGGCGCAGGCCACCTCGCGCCGCCAGGCCGTGGCGGCCCAGGCGCAGGCGGTACGCGACGAGATCGCCCGGCTCGAGTCGCGCCTGCGGCAGATGGAGGTCGAGACCAGCCGCCTCGAGGGGACGTTGCGGGTGATCCGGCAGGCCCACCAAGAGCTGGAGGGCTTCTCCCGCGGGGTGCGGGCGGTGATGGAGGCCGAGGCACCGTGGCGGGCGGAGGTGCACGGGCCCCTGGGCCAGCTGGTACGGGTGCCGGAGGGGCTGGAGGAGGCGGCCGCCGCGGCGCTTGGCTCCTACCTCGAGGCCATCGTGGTGAGGACGGCGGAGGCGGCCCGCCAGGCCATCGAGTATTTGCGCGCGCGGCGGCGGGGGTGGGCCACCTTCCTGCCCCTCGACTACCTGCGGCCCCGAGCGCTGTCGGGTGGCGCCGTCCAGGCCATCGAGCGGTTGCCCGGCTTCGTGGGGGTGGCCTCGGAGCTGCTCGCGGTCGCCGACCCCATCCGGCCTGCCCTGGCCTATGCCGCCGGGCGCGTGGCGGTCATGGAGGATCTGGCCGGGGCCATCGCGGCCGGTCGGCGTGTCGGCGAGCTGGCGCGGGTGGTGACCCGTCAGGGCGAGGTCGTGGTGCCGGGCGGGCCGGTGAGCGGCGGCCACCGTGAGGCGTCGCGCGCCGATCTGCTGGCCCGGAGCCGGCAGATCGAGACGCTCTCCCAGCGCGTGGCCCAGGCCAGCCGGGAGCGGGAGGCGCTGCGCCAGGCACTGGCGGAGCGCCGGCGAGCCCTGGAGGCGTTGGTCCGCGCCGGAGCGGAGGCGGAGACCGCCGTCCGGGATCTCGAGGCCCGGCGCGCGGCGGCGGTGGCCCGGCAGGAGCCACTCGCCGAGGAGCAGGCGCGCCTCGCCCGGGAGCAGGCCGTGGTGGAGGCCGAGCGCCGACGGGTGGAGGAGACGGTTCGGGAGGGTGAGGGGCGCGAGGCCTCCCTGCGGGAGCGTCTGGCCTCCCGGCAGGCGGAGGAGCAGCGCTGGCGCCAGGCGGTCGACGAGCTGACCGCTGAGCTGGACCGCCTGCGCGAGGGCCGACGGGGCCTGGACCGGCAAGTGATGGAGGCCCTCGCGCAGGTGGAGGCGCGCCGCGCCGATCAGCAGGTCGCGGCGTCTCGCCTGGAGCAGGCCCGGCTCGAGATGGCATCCATCCGCCAGCAGGTGGAGACCGTCTCCGCGGAGGCGGAGGCCGCCCGCCAGGAGATGGAGGCGGCCCGCGCGCAGGCGGCCGCCCTGGCCGCCCAAGTCGAGTCGGCCGAGCGGGAGGCAGCGGCGCAGCAGGCGACGCGGGAGGAGCTGGGCGCGCGACTCGAGCAGGCGAGCCAGGAGATGGAGCGGCTCCGGCACCGCATCGCCCATCTGGAGCACGCCGTCGAGCTTCGCTCGGCGGCCTGGATGAAGGCGGAGCGAGCCCATCAGACGGCCAAGGACCGCTGGGAGCAGGCAAGGGCCCGGCTGGCCGAGCTGACGGGCGGGCCCGTGGAGGACCTGGAGGCCCTCCCTCCCGCCTCCCCGGAGCTGGCCCACGCTCCCCGGAGTCAGCTGGAGCGGCGGCGCCAGGAGATCCAGGCCGAGCTGGAGCGCATCGGCTCCGTCGACATGCAGGCCATCGCCGATTACGACCGGGCCCGGCGCGAATGGGAGCAGGCCCAGGGCGCGCACGCCGATCTGGTGGAGGCCCGGCGGGCCCTCGAGGCGTGGCAGGCGACGCTCGAACAGGTGAGCGCGGCCCGCTTCACCCGGACCCTGGAGGCCGCCTCCGGCGAGTTCGACGTCATGCTGCGACGGCTCTTCGGCGGGGGCGAGGGCCGGCTCCGCCTGGAGGGCAGCGTGGAGAGCGGCCGCGTCGAGCTGGAGGTGCGCCTGCCCTCCAAGCGTCCGCAGCCCGCCGTCGCCCTCTCCGGCGGCGAGCGATCGCTGGTCTTCGCGGCGTTCATCTTCGCCCTGCAGCGCGTGCGGCCCTCGCCCGTCTGCGTGCTGGACGAGCTGGACGCTGCGCTCGACGAGCCCAACCTGGAGCGCCTGGTGGCCGTCGTGCAGGAGCTGGCCCAGGACCGGCAGATCCTCTTCATCACACACCGGCAACGGACGATGGAGGCGGCCAACTCGCTGTTTGGCGTCACCGTCGACGACCAGGGCGTCTCGCGACTCCTGGTCCTCCGGATGGGCGACGTGCCCCGCGTCATGGCCGCCGACGCCCCGCCGGTTGTCGAGATGGGAGCGGGCACGTGA
- the fabD gene encoding ACP S-malonyltransferase — MSTGRSSGAYAVLFPGQGSQSVGMGTALAEAFAGAAEVLERADRVMPGLLKIVREGPEDVLRQTAYTQPALLAVSVATWTVWRQRVGSALPAAGAGHSLGEYTALVAAGALSFEEGLALVRARGQAMAEAVPAGEGGMAAVLGLEDRQVTAICEEVVQALGDETAVVAANFNAPGQVVVSGRRSALAEVRQRVSAAGGRWTELAVSGPFHSPLMADAARRLREHLDRVEWRVPAWPVVANVDARPYGDRVEAIPQALQAQLVSPVRWVESLRTMAAMGVTHFVELGPGRVLSGTVRRTLPDAVVLNVQDPASLEASLARLKGDGLI; from the coding sequence ATGAGTACGGGGCGGTCATCCGGGGCCTACGCGGTGCTCTTCCCGGGGCAGGGCTCCCAGTCGGTGGGGATGGGCACCGCACTGGCCGAGGCCTTCGCCGGGGCGGCCGAGGTCCTCGAGCGGGCCGACCGGGTGATGCCCGGTCTGTTGAAGATCGTACGGGAGGGGCCGGAGGACGTGCTGCGCCAGACGGCGTACACGCAGCCGGCCCTGCTGGCCGTCTCGGTGGCGACCTGGACCGTCTGGCGCCAGCGGGTCGGATCGGCCCTGCCGGCGGCGGGAGCGGGCCACTCGCTGGGCGAGTACACCGCCCTGGTGGCGGCGGGTGCGCTCAGCTTCGAAGAGGGGCTGGCGCTGGTGCGGGCACGGGGCCAGGCCATGGCCGAGGCCGTCCCGGCCGGGGAGGGCGGGATGGCCGCCGTGCTCGGCCTGGAGGATCGACAGGTGACGGCCATCTGCGAGGAGGTGGTGCAGGCCCTGGGTGACGAGACGGCCGTCGTGGCGGCCAATTTCAACGCGCCGGGGCAGGTGGTCGTGTCGGGGCGCAGGTCGGCGCTGGCCGAGGTGCGACAGCGGGTCTCGGCCGCGGGAGGGCGATGGACGGAGCTGGCGGTCAGCGGGCCCTTCCACTCGCCGCTCATGGCCGACGCCGCCCGCCGTCTGCGGGAGCACCTGGATCGGGTCGAGTGGCGCGTGCCCGCGTGGCCCGTCGTGGCCAACGTCGACGCCCGCCCGTACGGCGACCGCGTCGAGGCCATCCCGCAGGCCCTGCAGGCCCAGCTGGTCTCGCCCGTGCGCTGGGTCGAGTCGCTTCGCACCATGGCGGCCATGGGGGTCACTCACTTCGTGGAGCTGGGGCCCGGCCGGGTCCTGTCGGGGACGGTGCGGCGCACGCTGCCCGACGCGGTCGTGCTCAACGTCCAGGATCCGGCTTCGCTGGAGGCGTCCCTTGCACGCCTGAAAGGGGATGGGCTAATATGA
- a CDS encoding stage V sporulation protein S yields MDVLKVSANSKPKSVAGALAAVLREKGSAEVQAVGAGAVNQAVKAIAITRGFVAPNGIDLVCIPAFTEIEIDGEERTAIRFIVEPR; encoded by the coding sequence ATGGACGTCCTGAAGGTTTCGGCCAATTCCAAGCCCAAGTCGGTGGCCGGGGCGCTGGCAGCCGTGCTGCGCGAGAAGGGGTCGGCCGAGGTCCAGGCGGTGGGAGCCGGTGCCGTCAACCAGGCCGTCAAGGCCATCGCCATCACCCGCGGCTTCGTCGCCCCCAACGGGATCGACCTGGTCTGCATCCCGGCCTTCACCGAGATCGAGATCGACGGGGAGGAGCGTACGGCCATCCGCTTCATCGTCGAGCCGCGTTGA
- the acpP gene encoding acyl carrier protein, which produces MDNNVFEKVKSIIVEQLSVDESEVTPESSFVDDLGADSLDIVELIMAFEEAFGMEIPDEDAEGIRTVGDAVRYIQSRQE; this is translated from the coding sequence ATGGACAACAACGTCTTCGAGAAGGTGAAGTCCATCATCGTGGAACAGCTCAGCGTGGACGAGTCGGAGGTGACGCCGGAGTCGTCCTTCGTGGACGATCTGGGAGCCGACTCGCTGGACATCGTCGAGCTGATCATGGCCTTCGAGGAGGCCTTCGGCATGGAGATCCCCGACGAGGACGCCGAGGGCATCCGCACGGTGGGTGACGCGGTTCGCTACATCCAGTCCCGCCAGGAGTAG
- the fabG gene encoding 3-oxoacyl-[acyl-carrier-protein] reductase — protein sequence MTLSGRAALVTGGSRGIGYAIAHRLAREGARVALCSRRADQAEEAARRIAAETGADVVGWEGDVAQPETAERLVGAALQRFGSLEILVNNAGITRDGLLVRMSDADWHQVMTTNLESVYRMSRAALRPMLRQRYGRIVNVSSVAGLVGNPGQCNYAASKAAIVGFSKSLAREVATRNITVNVVAPGFIETEMTGDPTPKQQALSAQVPMGRLGRPEEVAAAVAFLASDDASYVTGHVLVIDGGLTMAG from the coding sequence ATGACGCTGTCTGGCCGGGCTGCCCTGGTGACGGGCGGCAGTCGGGGCATCGGCTACGCCATCGCGCACCGCCTGGCCAGGGAGGGAGCTCGGGTCGCTTTGTGCAGCCGGCGGGCGGACCAGGCCGAGGAGGCGGCCCGGCGCATCGCGGCCGAGACCGGCGCCGACGTCGTGGGCTGGGAGGGCGACGTCGCCCAGCCCGAGACGGCCGAGCGGCTGGTGGGCGCGGCGTTGCAGCGATTCGGCTCCCTGGAGATCCTCGTCAACAACGCCGGCATCACCCGCGACGGGCTCTTGGTGCGCATGAGCGACGCGGATTGGCACCAGGTCATGACGACCAACCTCGAGAGCGTCTATCGCATGAGCCGCGCCGCGTTGCGGCCCATGCTGCGCCAGCGCTACGGCCGCATCGTCAACGTCTCCTCGGTGGCCGGGCTGGTCGGCAACCCGGGCCAATGCAACTACGCGGCCTCCAAGGCGGCCATCGTCGGCTTCTCCAAGAGCCTGGCCAGGGAGGTGGCCACGCGCAACATCACCGTCAACGTCGTCGCACCCGGCTTCATCGAGACGGAGATGACCGGCGACCCGACCCCCAAGCAGCAGGCCCTCAGCGCCCAGGTGCCCATGGGCCGCCTGGGTCGGCCGGAGGAGGTGGCGGCGGCGGTGGCTTTCCTCGCCTCGGACGACGCCTCCTACGTCACGGGGCACGTCCTGGTCATCGACGGGGGGCTGACGATGGCCGGGTAG
- the ftsY gene encoding signal recognition particle-docking protein FtsY, producing the protein MTPLWQRLVQGMQKTRDTLVGSIESLVRRHGSSPALWEGLEESLIAADVGPAVAAQLVEAVRARKAPAADAAALRRELATLMAERLRRRQEPLAWERPDAWQRRPLVGMVVGVNGTGKTTTAGKMAWRLARQGRRVLLVAADTFRAAAQEQLAIWAERAGADLVRGAPGQDPASVAFDGVQAAVARGMDVVLVDTAGRLHNKSQLMAELAKVRRVAEKALERPLDEVLLVLDATTGQNGLVQARVFTEAVAASGLVLTKLDGTARGGIALAIVAEMGLPLKLVGVGEDPDDLRPFDPDAFARALLGLED; encoded by the coding sequence GTGACCCCCCTCTGGCAGCGACTCGTCCAGGGCATGCAGAAGACCCGTGACACCCTGGTGGGCTCCATCGAATCCCTGGTGCGCCGGCACGGCAGCTCGCCGGCCCTCTGGGAGGGGCTGGAGGAGAGCCTCATCGCCGCCGACGTGGGACCGGCCGTGGCCGCCCAGCTGGTGGAGGCCGTGCGTGCCCGCAAGGCACCGGCGGCCGACGCGGCGGCCCTGCGGCGGGAGCTGGCCACCTTGATGGCCGAGCGGCTTCGCCGGCGCCAGGAGCCGCTGGCCTGGGAGCGGCCCGACGCCTGGCAGCGCCGCCCCCTGGTGGGCATGGTGGTGGGCGTCAATGGCACCGGCAAGACCACCACCGCGGGCAAGATGGCCTGGCGCCTGGCGCGCCAAGGGCGCCGGGTGCTCCTGGTGGCCGCCGATACGTTCCGCGCCGCCGCGCAGGAGCAGCTCGCCATCTGGGCCGAGCGGGCCGGCGCCGATCTGGTGCGCGGGGCCCCGGGGCAGGATCCGGCCTCCGTGGCCTTCGACGGGGTGCAGGCGGCCGTCGCCCGCGGCATGGACGTGGTGCTGGTCGACACCGCCGGGCGGCTGCACAACAAGAGCCAGCTGATGGCGGAGCTGGCCAAGGTGCGGCGGGTGGCGGAGAAGGCCCTCGAGCGCCCGCTCGACGAGGTGCTCCTGGTGCTGGACGCCACCACCGGCCAAAACGGCCTGGTGCAGGCGCGGGTCTTCACCGAGGCCGTGGCGGCCAGCGGGTTGGTGCTGACCAAGCTGGACGGCACCGCCCGGGGCGGCATCGCGCTGGCCATCGTCGCCGAGATGGGGCTCCCGCTCAAGCTGGTGGGCGTCGGCGAGGATCCCGACGACCTGCGACCCTTCGACCCCGACGCCTTCGCCCGGGCGCTGCTGGGCCTCGAGGATTGA
- the fabF gene encoding beta-ketoacyl-ACP synthase II, producing MPEHRRRVVVTGMGVVSPIGIGLDAFWSALVEGRPGVGPITRFDASGLDCRIAAEVHDFEPERYMDRKEARRTDRFAQFALAASAMALQDAGLDGEAPLGQRAGAVIGSGIGGMETWENSHRTLLERGAGRVSPFTVPMMIPNMAAGLVSIRFGLEGPNRCTVSACASGADAIGDAFRMIQRGDADLMVAGGAEAAITPFSIAAFAAAKSLSTRNEDPPRASRPFDRDRDGFVMGEGAGILVLEALEHARARGARIHAEITGYGATGDAFHITQPAPEGRGAARAMQAALEDAGIGPEAVGYINAHGTSTEYNDWYETVAIKQVFGEHAWRIPISSTKSMTGHLLGAAGGVEAIACVLAIERGVIPPTINLEHPDPRCDLDYVPNAARPAHIDVAVSNSFGFGGHNAVLVFRRYEEGS from the coding sequence GTGCCAGAGCATCGTCGTCGGGTCGTGGTGACGGGCATGGGCGTGGTATCGCCCATCGGCATCGGGCTCGATGCGTTCTGGTCGGCGCTGGTGGAGGGGCGTCCGGGCGTCGGGCCCATCACCCGGTTCGATGCGTCGGGGCTCGACTGCCGCATCGCGGCCGAGGTGCACGACTTCGAGCCGGAGCGGTACATGGATCGCAAGGAGGCCCGCCGGACGGACCGGTTCGCCCAGTTCGCCCTGGCGGCCTCGGCCATGGCCCTGCAGGACGCGGGCCTGGACGGCGAGGCGCCGCTGGGCCAGCGGGCGGGGGCGGTCATCGGTAGCGGCATCGGCGGGATGGAGACCTGGGAGAACAGCCACCGGACCCTGCTCGAGCGAGGGGCCGGCCGGGTCAGCCCCTTCACGGTCCCCATGATGATCCCCAACATGGCCGCGGGACTGGTCTCCATCCGCTTCGGCCTCGAGGGGCCCAACCGGTGCACGGTGTCGGCCTGCGCCTCGGGGGCCGACGCCATCGGCGACGCCTTTCGCATGATCCAGCGGGGCGATGCCGATCTCATGGTCGCCGGCGGCGCGGAGGCGGCCATCACGCCCTTCTCCATCGCGGCCTTCGCGGCGGCCAAGAGCCTGTCGACCCGCAACGAGGATCCCCCTCGGGCGAGCCGCCCCTTCGACCGGGATCGGGACGGCTTCGTCATGGGCGAGGGAGCGGGCATCCTGGTCCTGGAGGCCCTCGAGCACGCCCGGGCTCGAGGGGCGCGGATCCACGCGGAGATCACAGGCTACGGCGCGACGGGCGACGCCTTCCACATCACGCAGCCGGCCCCGGAGGGCCGGGGCGCGGCCCGTGCGATGCAGGCGGCGCTCGAGGATGCGGGCATCGGGCCGGAGGCCGTGGGCTACATCAACGCCCACGGCACCTCCACCGAGTACAACGACTGGTACGAGACCGTCGCCATCAAGCAGGTCTTCGGCGAGCACGCCTGGCGCATCCCCATCAGCTCCACCAAGTCGATGACGGGCCACCTGCTGGGGGCCGCCGGCGGGGTGGAGGCCATCGCCTGCGTGCTGGCCATCGAGAGGGGTGTCATCCCGCCCACCATCAACCTGGAGCATCCGGATCCCCGCTGCGACCTCGACTACGTGCCCAACGCGGCCAGGCCCGCACACATCGACGTGGCCGTCTCCAACTCCTTCGGCTTCGGCGGCCACAACGCCGTGCTGGTCTTCCGGCGCTACGAGGAGGGGTCCTGA
- a CDS encoding sigma factor-like helix-turn-helix DNA-binding protein: MRRSTVPHRDPGAAPEEVQAGDEPGPAGLVLLYDIYGGLLTPKARRLFELRYHRDLSLAEIAAEEQVSRQAVHDVLQRSARTLVEAERRLGLASRYRRQRAIVEQALRQSRRLAACVRGERAASEEVVQAARAIRRALVALRREL, from the coding sequence GTGAGGCGGTCGACGGTGCCCCACCGGGATCCCGGGGCAGCGCCCGAGGAGGTCCAGGCCGGGGACGAGCCGGGGCCGGCGGGGCTCGTGCTGCTGTACGACATCTACGGCGGCCTGCTGACCCCCAAGGCGCGCCGGCTCTTCGAGCTGCGCTATCACCGGGACCTGTCGCTGGCCGAGATCGCCGCCGAGGAGCAGGTGAGCCGCCAGGCCGTGCACGACGTCCTGCAGCGCAGCGCCCGCACGCTGGTGGAGGCGGAGCGCCGGCTGGGGCTCGCCTCCCGCTACCGCCGTCAGCGGGCCATCGTCGAGCAGGCGCTGCGCCAATCGCGGCGACTGGCGGCATGCGTGCGGGGCGAGCGGGCGGCCTCGGAGGAGGTCGTGCAGGCGGCCCGGGCCATCCGGCGCGCGCTGGTCGCGCTGCGGCGGGAGCTGTGA